Proteins co-encoded in one Streptomyces sp. JH34 genomic window:
- a CDS encoding Trm112 family protein has product MPLEAGLLEILACPACHAGLDDRSAAESPELVCTGTDCGLAYPVRDGIPVLLVDEARRPA; this is encoded by the coding sequence ATGCCGCTCGAAGCCGGCCTCCTGGAGATCCTCGCCTGCCCGGCCTGCCACGCAGGGCTCGACGACCGGTCCGCGGCCGAAAGCCCCGAGCTGGTCTGCACCGGCACCGACTGCGGTCTCGCCTACCCGGTCCGGGACGGCATCCCGGTGCTCCTCGTCGACGAGGCCCGCCGCCCCGCCTGA